Proteins from a genomic interval of Flammeovirgaceae bacterium SG7u.111:
- a CDS encoding chemotaxis response regulator protein-glutamate methylesterase produces the protein MFHKIKVLIVDDSASVRQALKTILDKSSEIEVIGTAMDPYYAVKKIQKHKPDVITLDIEMPRMDGLTFLKKIMKQAPMPVVIISNHTKQGANSALKALELGAVEVIAKPELSTEQDIKESEIRLVDIIRSAYYSKRRKTGSLSPEITRAKVHQAKLQNSKKSIITVGASTGGTEALKTFLEAMPPNCPPIVIVQHMPEKFTLSFAQRLNECCTIRVKEAVNNDILEQGTAYIAPGNFHMSVVSSPKGMKLITYQGELVNRHRPSVNVLFHSVAKISKNNSIGIIMTGMGNDGAEGLLALKNAGAYTIAQDEASSVVFGMPKQAIEIGAALDVVPLKEISEKVCYYLEEDTKQDS, from the coding sequence ATGTTTCATAAAATAAAAGTATTAATAGTTGATGATTCGGCTTCAGTACGCCAAGCCCTCAAAACCATATTGGATAAATCTTCTGAAATAGAGGTTATTGGAACTGCAATGGATCCCTATTATGCAGTGAAAAAGATTCAAAAACATAAGCCTGATGTGATTACACTAGACATAGAAATGCCTAGAATGGACGGGCTTACTTTTTTGAAAAAAATAATGAAACAGGCTCCAATGCCAGTAGTAATTATTTCAAACCACACAAAACAAGGAGCAAATTCAGCTTTAAAAGCATTGGAACTAGGAGCAGTGGAGGTAATAGCCAAGCCTGAGCTATCTACAGAACAAGATATCAAGGAATCTGAAATCAGGTTGGTGGATATCATCCGGTCTGCATATTATTCCAAGCGAAGAAAGACAGGGTCTCTAAGTCCAGAAATAACAAGGGCTAAGGTGCATCAAGCCAAATTACAAAACTCAAAAAAATCCATCATTACAGTTGGGGCATCAACCGGAGGAACAGAAGCTCTCAAGACTTTTCTAGAAGCCATGCCTCCTAATTGCCCTCCTATCGTTATTGTCCAACACATGCCTGAAAAGTTTACACTCAGCTTCGCCCAAAGACTAAATGAGTGCTGTACTATCCGAGTAAAAGAAGCAGTAAACAATGATATATTAGAACAGGGCACTGCTTATATAGCACCTGGAAATTTCCATATGAGCGTAGTTTCCTCTCCAAAGGGAATGAAACTGATTACCTACCAAGGAGAGTTGGTAAATAGACACAGGCCATCAGTCAATGTTCTTTTCCACTCTGTAGCTAAAATTTCTAAGAACAATTCCATTGGAATTATAATGACAGGTATGGGAAACGATGGCGCCGAAGGCCTTTTGGCTTTAAAAAACGCCGGGGCTTATACTATCGCTCAAGATGAAGCATCGAGCGTAGTATTCGGAATGCCCAAACAAGCTATAGAAATTGGAGCTGCCTTGGACGTAGTTCCACTAAAGGAAATTTCAGAAAAAGTATGCTATTACCTTGAAGAGGATACCAAACAAGATTCTTGA